CCCGTGGCAGGGTATGCTTGCTGGTTGGTATGCCGTTGTAGCTTAACACATAGTCACAGTTTTTCAGTACCTTTTTCTGGACTTCCTGCCATGCCTTCAGTTCCCTTATGGTATCCTTGTTGAGCTGGTATAATAAAGTTGTAACACCGAACCGGAAATAAATGATACATTTATACACGGGAGGAGAGACAACTGCTTATGGCAAATACAAATAAAAAGTATGAACCAGAATTTAAAAGAAAAATAGCCCGTCTTTATCTGGAAGGCGGAAGAACCATCGAAAGTATTAACAAGGAATACCATCTGGGTGACGGTACTATGCGTATCTGGGCACGCAAGTACCAGGAAGAATGCGCAGACAGCCCAACACAAAAAGAAGAATTGGATACCCTGGCAGAGATCAGGCGGTTGAAAAAAGAATTGGAAGACAACGGCATCAGGGTGAATTTGGTGTCCGCCGGCTGTTGAGGCGTTTCAAGCTGTGCCCAAACGGCTATTATAACTATTTAAAACACAGGAAGGCAGGTACCAAGCCGGCCGGGAAAAAGCATTTAATGCCATCGTGGATATTTACCGTACCTATTCAGGACGTCCGGGATACCGTATGATGCGTGTATTCCTGGAACGCCGCAATATTACCTTAAGCGCAGTGAATGTCCATAAATACATGAAGGAGCTGGGGCTTAAGTCTGTTGTGGCACCCAGAAAACCCCATTATGTAAAAGGAGAATGTTATAAAAAATTGGAGAATCTTCTGGAACAAAAATTTGAAGCGCAACGGCCAAACCAAAAATGGTGTACAGATTTTACATACTTATATTTAAAAGAAGGGGAAAAGCGGTATAACTGCAGCGTGATTGATTTATATGCCAAATCGGTAGTTGCAACTAAAAACAGCAGCCGTATAGATGCCAAACTGGCAATTGATACATTAAAACTGGCGATGGAAAGGAAGGTCATAAAGGAAGGGCTGATCCTTCACAGCGATCGGGGTTGCCAATACACATCCAGGATTTTTACGGAATACTGCGAAGGGAATGGGATTGTCCAAAGCATGAGCAGAGCGGGCTGCCCATATGACAATGCACCAATGGAAAGTTTTTATGGAACATTGAAAGCGGAATTGATAAGACAAAACGAGTTTACAGATGATGAGCATTTGAATGAAGCAATCATGGAATATTCCTATGTGTGGTATAACCATATGCGTAGGCATTCGAGTAATGGTTACATGACGCCGTTTGAAAGACGAAACAGTGATACAAATAAACCATAAATTTTCCGGATCAGTGTTACAAAAATGCTTGACCAGCTCAATGATAAATCGTTTCATGCGCGGATACGCGTGAGAGGAAATAAGAACGACTGTATGCAGGACAGCGGTTTATGTGGTAATATAAAGGCGGGGAACACAGCGCAAAATGATCTTGCAGAATGGGCAGTCCTGCAGTTACGGCAGGATCAGAGGGAAGCAGAGAAAGCAGCAGATTACACGGAAGCAGCGGGCGAGAAAGCACAGGGCGGACAGAATAATTACGGACAATATAAGGTTGTGCGCAGATGGGAGAAAGTCGGTGAAGAAATGCCAGATAATCTACATAGGCGTAAGGGAAATGAGAAAGCGAGGGGAACAAAAATGCCATATATTACAGTAGAAAGCGGAGTATTATCAGATGAGCAGAAAGAAGAGTTGATCAGGCGCCTGACGGAAGTGTCTTCCGAGATTATGAAAGTGCCGCAGGAATTTTTTGTCACTACGATCAAGGAACTGCCGGATCAGAATTTTGGCATTGGCGGCAAGACGATCGATAAAGTGAAAGCGGAGTACAGGAAGAAGCATTCATAGCTTTTATTATATGACTGCCGTCCATAACCCCGCCCTGTCATAGGGCGAGGCCGCATTCAAAAGCGAGGACCATATATTTCTCTGCGTCAGAGAGACCATAGGAACACAGATCTCTGATCTCCCATATATCGGAACTGAGGCTATCAGCTCCATATAAAAACTGAATCAATGGGAGGTGTCTGTATCTGGCAACAGCCAGCATAGAGGCGCATTCCATTTCCACGGCAAGGCAGCCTTCTTCCTTGCGCTCTTTGATGGCGGAGAGTGTTTCTCTGTAGATCGCGTCCGATGTCCATGTTTTGCCTTTTACATAGGAGTAGCCACAGGCTGTCAAAACGGATTCCAATATCCGGACGGAGCGGGTGTCCATGGGGACTTCCGCTGAAGGAGCCATATAATGATAACTTGTGCCCTCATCGCGAATCGCGGAAACAGGGACGATGATATGATCCTTTACTTTCTCGTCGTCGAGGACGCCGCAGGAGCCGAACAATACAAACTTTTTTGCACCCATGGCGATGATTTCCTCGAAACAGGAAACGCAGGCGGGCGCGCCTACCATAGAGCGATAGAAAGCGATCGGCGTATTCTTATAATTGATCTGATAGACCGGCAGGACACCGTTTGCAGAGCTAAGTTCTGCTATTTTCTTCGTACCGTCCAGGGAACAAAATTTCTGAATGATCGGTTCGGAAAAGGTGGAGACACAGATTGCCGGAAAATTGTCTATCTTTTTTGTGGTGTCGGCAGGGCTGAATAAGGCCGGTTCGGAAATTTCAGTTCGTTGAAAGATTGTTTGCATGTTTATACACCTCAATACGGTCAATTTAACGTTGTCTTATTCTATATTCTGACATATCGTAAACAATTACGCAATGATATTTTATAGCTCCGGGCACAGGTTGATGAGAGATGCGGTTTCTGACCGCCGTGATTGTTGCCGGGTTTCCATATGCAGCGATAAATGAGTCTTTCACGACAGAGTGGAGGACCTTTTTTCTTGGGGAGGATGAGGTGACGGAGAGTTCCGCTTGGATCTGGCCTGAAAACCGCAAGAATTATGAAACGAAAGACATCTGTTTCTGGTATCATAGTTGATATTCTATGCAAGAAGGCTGTTGATGAGGCATTTATGTGAGGGAAAGGGGGATCAGGCAATGCGAAGGCAAAATGAGACTGGAACTGTCATGGAGGCGATAGATTATATGGAAGAACATCTGTCTGAAAAACTGTATCTGGAGCAGATTGCCGAGGCAGTGCACTATTCGAAGTATCATCTGCATCGTATGTTTGTCAGGGAAGCCGGTCTGACCGTTCATGATTATGCACAGCGCAGGAGGCTGACGGAGGCAGCAAGGCTTCTGGCCTTTTCAGACAGGCCGATCATGGAGATTGCTCTGTCTGCCGGATATGAGAGCCGGCAGGCGTTTACAACGATTTTTAGACAGATGTACAAAAAGACACCGAACCAGTTTCGGGAAGAGAGGATCTATTATCCGTTACAGTTAAGATTTAAGTTTAACAGAGATGATGTAAAATCTGAAGACATGTCTTTCTGGAAAAGACAGATCACATTTGCTACTTTGGAGGATATTTCGCAGTGGATGAGTCTGGTGTATCTTGTCATCGATGGGTTTCCGTATCTGCACGAGGCACAGTACCTTGTGCAGCTGCGGGAGGCGATTGTACATCACAGAGCGCTGATCTTAAGGGATGGCGGTACTGTGATCGGTATTATGACGTTTGTGGAAGAGAGTGGAAAAATTGATTTCCTGGGAGTTCATCCCCGGTACAGGAGACAGGGAATTGCTGGAGCATTTTTGGGAAAGCTGCGGGAAGAACTTGTCAGTGCGGATCTGGATATTATGGTAACAACTTTTCGGGAAGGCGACAAAGCGGATACGGGCTATCGCAATATGTTCAAAGCGCTCGGCTTTTCCGAGGCGGAGCTGCTCGTTGAATTTGGGTACCCCACACAACGGTTTATTTTGCGAAAAGAGGACAGGGGGACGGACTGAACTATGAGTGAGATACGATCTGCGGACAAAAATCCATTGGCAGGGGAATTTGACGTCCGGTCACTATTGCGGTTTGCGCTGCCTACGATTGTGATGATGATATTTATGGGGCTTTATACGATTGTGGATACGATCTTTGTCTCACGGTTTGTGAACACGGATGCACTGTCTGCAATGAATATTGTCTGTCCGGTGATCAATCTGATCGTCGGACTTGGGACGATGCTCGCGACCGGAGGGAGTGCCATCATCGCCCGCAAAATGGGAGCGGGTGACGGGAAGCGGGCCTCGGAGGATTTCACGCTTCTTGTCAGTGCGGGTGCGGTGACAGGACTGCTCCTTTCATTCTGTGGGCTTTGCTTTCTCTCCTCTGTCATATGGGGGCTTGGCGCAAGTCCGCGGCTTTTTCCCTATTGCCGGGAATATTTGCTTCTTTTACTGCTCTTTACGCCGGCCTGTATCCTGCAGGTTCTTTTTCAGAATCTGTTTGTGACGGCAGGGCGCCCCGGACTGGGGATGGCGTTGGCGGTCAGTGCGGGGGCAGTCAATGTCTTTCTTGATTACTTTTTTATCGTTGTACTGCACATGGGGATTGGGGGATCGGCTCTTGGCACAGGAATCGGCTATCTGATCCCGACATTGGCAGGTCTGCGTTTTTTTATGAGGAATAGCGGGACGCTGAGATTTCGAAGACCACAGTTTGACTGCTCCGTGCTCACGGAGAGCTGCTTGAACGGTTTTTCCGAAATGGTAAGTCAGATGGCGGCGGCAGTCACCACGTTTTTATTTAACAGAATTATGATGCGGTTATTGGGGGAAAACGGAGTGGCAGCGGTCACGATCATGATCTATAGTCAGTTCCTGCTGACAACTTTGTACATTGGTTTTTCGATGGGAGTGGCACCGGTCATCAGCTATCACCACGGGGCGGGAGACAGACTGCGCCTGCGAAAGATCAGTAAGCGCTGTCTCTTGTTTGTAATGATTCTGTCGGTCATTGTATTTGGAGCAGCGATGTTGCTGGGGGCACCTCTGGTCGGTATGTTCTCGAAAAAAGGGACGCAGGTTTACAGCATTGCGCGGCAGGGATTTCTGATCTTTCCCTTTGGCTTCCTGTTTTGCGGGATCAATATTTTTGCCTCCGCATTCTTTACGGCCTTGTCAAATGGAAAAGTGTCGGCAGTCATCTCTACGCTGCGCACTTTTGTGCTGCTCATTTTCTTTCTGCTCATCCTGCCGCCGCTTTTTCAGGAGACCGGCGTCTGGCTGGCGGTTCCCCTGTCGGAATTGCTGACAATGTCTGCTGCGGTCGTCTTTTTTGTACGGGAACTGTGAAGTCAGTCCGTTTTTCTTTTTTTCATCACATAGTTGACGAGAAAGATTCCCTGCCGTTCGACCTGCTGCGCTCTGATTGTCCGGTACCCTCTTTTTTCAAAAAAAGGTTTTGCGGTAATTGATGCGTGGACGGTGATTTCTCCGGCAGTCGTCTGTTCCAGTTTCTCGCAGATCATGGTTGCGATTCCCCGGCCTTGGTAGTCTTTATGAACATACAGCCGGTCGAGATAGCCGGCAGGGTCGATGTCGCCAAATCCCACGATCTTTTTGTCGAGGGTAGCGACAAGACTGTAATGGCTCTGCAGAGACCGATTCCATTTTTCCGCATCAATCGTTCCGGTCGCCCAGGCGTTCAACTGCTTCGCGGTATAATCTCCGGCATTGACGGTGTGAACGGTGTCATAAAAAAGTTCTGCGAGGATCGCGCAGTCTGCGGGTTGGTATTTTCTTAAGATAATCATTGTAACAGTATATCATATTTTCCTGGGATATGGGCTGTGAAAGTCAGGGATCTGTGTGATAAGATAAGAAGAAAGAAAAATCAGGAGGCGAAAAGAGCGTTATGCAGGAAATAAAGTGTCCGAGCTGCGGGGAACTCTTTGTGGTCGATGAAACCGGTTATGCGCAGATCGTTCAGCAGGTCAGGGATAAAGAGTTTGAAAATGAATGTAAACGGCGCGAAAAGGAAATCGAAGAGAAAAAGGAAAGGGAACAAAAGCTCGCAAGGATGGAACAGGAAAGGCAGTTCGGTGAGGCGCTTTCATCCAAAGACGCGGAGATCTTTGAGAAAGAGAAGGTGATCGAACAGTTGAGATCTCAGATCGCGGGAAAGGAAACGGAGAAACAGCTCGCGGTCAGAGAGGTCGCGAGTGAGAAGGAAAAGGAACTTTTTCAAAAAGACGCCAAAATCCTGGAGCTGAAAAGTCAACTGTCCAGTAAAGAAGCGGAACATGAATTAAAGGAACGGTCTCTGCACGAACAATATGAGGACAAGCTCAGACTGAAGGAAGAACAGATCGAATACTACAAAGATTTTAAGGCGAGACAGTCCACAAAGATGGTGGGAGAAAGTCTGGAGCAGCACTGCCTGAATCAGTTTAACTCTCTGCGGATGACTGCTTTTCCGGCCGCATATTTTGAGAAAGACAATGATGTGAAAGCGGGAAGCAAAGGGGACTTTATCTTTCGGGAGTCTGCGGACGGAGTGGAATTTATCTCCATCATGTTTGAGATGAAAAATGAGATGGATCAGACTGCTACCAAACATAAAAACGAAGATTTCTTTAAGGAGCTTGACAAGGACAGGCGTGCAAAGCAGTGTGAGTATGCGGTGCTTGTCTCCCTGCTGGAGATCGACAACGAATTGTATAATAACGGCATCGTGGATGTTTCCTATAAATACGAAAAAATGTACGTGATCCGGCCGCAATTTTTCATCCCGATGATCACGCTGCTGCGCAACGCGGCCCTGAATTCTCTGCAATATCGCCGGGAACTGGAGATGGCGAAACATCAGCAGGTCGACATTCTTCACTTTGAAGAAAATATGAATGCGTTTAAAGAAGGATTTGCGAGAAATTACAGGATTGCCAGCGATAAATTCAAGACGGCGATTGATGAGATTGACAAAACGATCTCTCATCTGCAAAAGACGAAAGAGGCACTGCTGTCATCCGAAAACAATCTCCGGCTGGCAAATAACAAGGCGGAAGATCTCAGTATCAAACGGTTGACGAAAAATGCGCCAGCGGTAAGAGAGATGTTTGAAGAGATCCATAGAGCATAAGTATTAAGAGAGCATCTCAGCGGTTTTTCTTCATTGTCTCGATGTAGTCGGCAACAGGAAAGCTCGACTTGGGCGCATGGGCATTCAGATATAATGGGTGATGAGGATGACCGGCTTTGGAAAGACGACCGAACGTGATCCAGTTGTAACCGGAAGTGACCGCATGGATGTTCGACAGGCAATCCAGTAAATAGCGGCGTTTGGTGATCAGTGTTCCCCATGCGGCCCAGATCTCCGGGATGTCGTAGCGGCTGAGGAGGGAGCTGATTATGCGCCGGTTTTGTTTGTCAAGATCACTGTTTAGCTGCTGGTGCATTCCATTGGGGTCTGTGGAGCGCTGGGGATAAAGGTTTATCATGATCCATCCGTCGTAATTGTTGTTTTGGGCGATTCTGGCGACGGACTGCAGCGTCGGGTCCAGTTTTTCCGGGGACGCGGTACTGGGATTGACGCCGATGCAAAGAAGCGGTGATCTGGCGCAGTGCCCGAGAGAAAAACGGCATAAATTGTCAGCGTCCGTGTCGTAGATCCAGGTTTGGTCTGTCATAGATTGTCCTCTTTGATAATCTGTAGTCTTATGTTTATATCTGACACATATTATAGCATACAAGGAACAAAATTTAAACATAAAGTTCCGCATAAGTAATTACTTTTCTATATTGTATTATAATTACTATATGATATAATTAAACGAACAGGAAGGTGATAGATTTGGAAATGTATGAGAATAAAACGTACAAAGCACAGATGTTCAATCGGGGGCAGTCGGCGAAAGTTTTCAAAGAAGTGGTTGAAGGTGATCTGCCTGCGTGCGTAATACGGAACAGTGAACCCTATGTGGCAATTCTGAAATATGAATCTTATTTAAAGTTAATAAAAAAGGCACAAAAATATGATGAAATGGAGGAACGGCACAATGTTAAGTGATGTATCGTTGGAAATTATTCAGAAATGTCTCAATGGATGTGTTCATTGCTCGTCCTATTCGAACTGTGCTTCAGAAACGATTTTGGGTCTTAAGACCATAAAAATTGTCATAGATGATTTTGTGCATCTGGGAGTGAAAAGATTGTGCCTGTCAGGTGGAGAACCATTTTTGCATCCGGATATTATTAGTATCGTTCAGTATGCTTCAGGTAAAGGATTGCTGACAGATGTCTATTCAAGCGGAATCACAGGAAAAGATGGTGATTATCATCCGATCAATCGAGCGACGCTTTATGAATGTAAGATGGCCGGGATAAACAGGATAATGTTTAATCTTCCGGCGGCACATGAGGAAATCTATGATGAAATCATGCAGACGCATCATAATTTTGGTCAGGTGATTGAAAGTATCAAGAGAGCACAGGCGTGTGGGATTGAGACCGAGATCCATTTTGTTCCGATGAAAAAAAATAAAAACGAGATAGAAAGTGTTGTCTTATTGGCAGACCAGTTGGGTGTTTGTCAGGTCAGCTTTCTGAAATTAGTTCTTCATGGACGAGCCAAGTTATATGAAAAAGAGATTATGTTAGAAGAAGAGGAACAGAAATATGTTCAGGAAAAATTATATGAGATTAAAAACAAAGGCGGAAAAATTAGAATTGGTTTGCCATTATCGTATCCTCAAAATGATAATAGATGCCATGCGGTGAAAGGGAAATTATATATAAAGTTTGACGGCAGCGTTTTTGGATGTGAAGCATTTAAATATATTCGATTCTATGACGAGCATGAACAGGAAATCATACCAAATCGTATTCAGGATAAAAGAGTTTCAGAGATTGTGGAAACTTCTGATTATCTTAAAAGGAGCAAGGAATTGATTGAAAAATATTCATACAGGGATTCTGGGTGTGAAAACTGTCCTGTGCAAAAGTATTTGAAGGAGACGAAAAATGATGTTTAACATTAATGACAAAAATTTAATTAGTGATATAAATAGAGATTTTTGTGAAGAAATTAAGAAAAGAGAAGAAATGTTTGCAAAGAAGAAGTTTAAACATCCATTGGATGACGAAGTAAGAGAATTGTTAAAAGCCCTGATTATTGATGAAAAAGATACGATAGAATATTCCCAAGTCAAACAAGTTGACAGATTGTGGATTATGTTGATCAACAAGGCGATCATATGCCTGCGTTTTTTTGACAAGAGAGAGCCTTTTTTGAATAATCAGGATAAAAAACCAGTGGCATATGGGATCAATAAACTGGAACAATATCATGAAAGGTATGCTTCGTTTGAAAGTCTGCTTTATGGAGCGAGCTCCTATTACAGAGATCATGTGTTTCATGTGGTTCGTACATGGATGCTTGGTGTATTCTGCCTGCTTAAATCGATCAAAAGCAATGGTGAAAAACTGATAGATCAGATTACGATTGATGGATGCGCCGATGATACATTCAGTTCTGACATTAACTTTTTTGAAAAGATAAGTATGTGGACATTGATTGCATTGTGTCATGATCTTGGTTACCCACTGGAAAAATCTCAGCAGATTCTGGATAAGACACAAAAAATGATGAAAGAGTTTATTCCGAACCCTAATATCTGGAATAATTTTGGCTTCAGCGGTGTACAGGATAACATCAATGAGTACATAATTAAATTTATGAGTACGAAAATGATGTTAGTAAAAACAGATTGTACACGGCTCCGAAAGAATCCGAATAACGAGGAGCATGGGGAAGCACAGTATTCACGGGAGGATAATCTGTATTATGGAAGAGTTCAGCCTAAGTACTATTTAAAATATACCAAATCCCTGGAGCATTTTGATCATGGTGTTATTAGTTCTGTGATTATATATAAAATGTTGCTTTACTTTTTGGAGTCGGATTTTAATCTGAATGATGACTATGAATATAAATACGAAGATGCAAGGCAATTTTATATAAGAAGGGAAATCTTACGAGCTATGGCATCGCATACCTGTTCAGACATATACAATATCTATCTCACTACATTTTCCAGTATCTTGTTCATTTGTGACGAATTACAAGAGTGGGGAAGAAAGACATGGAATGAACTGTATTCCGGTTTGCAATCGAATGCGGTAAACTTATCGATCGATGAATTTGACCCACAGGCTATCAGTGTAAAAGAAGAGATCAACATGGAACAGGTAGAGGAAGAACAGATATTCATTGATAATATTAAAAGGATTTGGAAAAGGCAGTACGAACATTATAAAGTAATTTTCAGAGATGGCCAGTATACACAGGCTAGAGAATTTAACTATAAAAAAGAAATGGAAATTAAACTGAAGCAGGATGGTACGGATGCTAATCTGCTAAGGATACAATATGAATTAAAAGCGAAAGAAAAAAATTATTTCAGAGTTGATCTAAGTCAATCCTGTCAGTATGGCAACGAGCAGATAAAGAAAAAACTGGAGAAAGAAATCGCATCATCTGATAATGCGGATGAGATCGAAATCACAGCCCGCGCCTGATATAGATCACTCCGTATATTATGAGATAAATAACGAGATATAGCGCTGAGACTATCAGTACCCGCACATATCTCTGCCGGAGTCCGGCCGTATAGCTCCTGGCGGTTTCCTCCGGTTCCACGGTAATGTAAGAACCGCGATCAGATATGGTGAGGACCCGGCGCTGTACCCCGACTCCTGCATCGACTGTATCCTGTCCGAGTGCCCGGCTGCCCGCCTCCTCCTGCCAGCGGTAGCCGCGGCCGGCAGTATCCTGATAATATACCATATAAACAGTGCGGGTAGGGTTCATCCGCCGGTAACGTCCGGTGGCTCCGGTATTTTTAACCTGGATGGGCAATACCTGATACGGGACAAACGTATAGACGCCATTGTCCTCATAGCTGTCTGCCGGAGTGAGGGAAGACATACTTTGTATGGCGACATAGATTGTCGTTCCGGACAAGAGTGCCAGCATGAGACCGATGATGAAGAGTATGGATTTTAACTTTTGCATAGGGTCCTCCTGATAAGCTGTTATATTTTATTATAACGGGCCGGTGGTGTTTTGCAAATGCTTTCCTTCTTTTTTCGTTCCTATCGGATGTCAGTTCGGCTATATTTAGATGGATGTGCAATGTATTTCAGAAAAACGGGAGCATTTGCGAGGTTCAATGGTTGACCTCAGACAGCTTTTTGATGGCTGCGAAAGCGACAGGGGAAAATGCCCTGAGTGTTTTCTAGGATTTTGATATGATTATATCAGCAAGAGAGGGAGAGCGCGCGAATGAAATCCCTTATATAATAGTAAAAAAACATCAAAATAAAGAGGTGAAAAATATGGCTCTGAGTTCATGCGGATCTGTGGCCGACCGACAGGGGAGGGAACTGACAGTCCATGGCACATCGCTGTTTCCGATCGCCTGCTATCGCGATGACTTTGCGGTAGACACTGTTCCCTGGCATTGGCATGATGAACTGGAATTTATCATTGTCGATACAGGGACTGCCGTGGTAGCGGTGGACGGTGAAAACTATCTGATCGGGCAGGGAGACGGCTGCCTGATCAATGGCAAGGCGCTGCACAGTGTCTGGCCGGCTGACACTGATACCTGTCGGCTGCACTCGGCTGTCTTTCACCCAAGACTGGTGGGAGGGAGCATGGAGAGCATTTTCTGGCAGAAATATCTGCAGCCTTTTCTGTCGGACGCAGCCTGCCGCTGTATCTGCTTTGACAGCGCGGTTTCCTGGAATCAGAAGGCGCTGCGGATAATGGAGGACACGTGGCAGACATGTGTGAAAGAACCGCCGGGATATGAATTTGCCGTGCGCAGCACTTTATCAGAGCTGATGTATCTGTTGACAGAGCATCGTTCGGCGATACAGAAAAGCCCC
The sequence above is a segment of the Lachnospiraceae bacterium JLR.KK008 genome. Coding sequences within it:
- a CDS encoding GNAT family N-acetyltransferase, which translates into the protein MILRKYQPADCAILAELFYDTVHTVNAGDYTAKQLNAWATGTIDAEKWNRSLQSHYSLVATLDKKIVGFGDIDPAGYLDRLYVHKDYQGRGIATMICEKLEQTTAGEITVHASITAKPFFEKRGYRTIRAQQVERQGIFLVNYVMKKRKTD
- a CDS encoding GNAT family N-acetyltransferase produces the protein MRRQNETGTVMEAIDYMEEHLSEKLYLEQIAEAVHYSKYHLHRMFVREAGLTVHDYAQRRRLTEAARLLAFSDRPIMEIALSAGYESRQAFTTIFRQMYKKTPNQFREERIYYPLQLRFKFNRDDVKSEDMSFWKRQITFATLEDISQWMSLVYLVIDGFPYLHEAQYLVQLREAIVHHRALILRDGGTVIGIMTFVEESGKIDFLGVHPRYRRQGIAGAFLGKLREELVSADLDIMVTTFREGDKADTGYRNMFKALGFSEAELLVEFGYPTQRFILRKEDRGTD
- a CDS encoding nucleoside phosphorylase is translated as MQTIFQRTEISEPALFSPADTTKKIDNFPAICVSTFSEPIIQKFCSLDGTKKIAELSSANGVLPVYQINYKNTPIAFYRSMVGAPACVSCFEEIIAMGAKKFVLFGSCGVLDDEKVKDHIIVPVSAIRDEGTSYHYMAPSAEVPMDTRSVRILESVLTACGYSYVKGKTWTSDAIYRETLSAIKERKEEGCLAVEMECASMLAVARYRHLPLIQFLYGADSLSSDIWEIRDLCSYGLSDAEKYMVLAFECGLAL
- a CDS encoding DUF1643 domain-containing protein, producing the protein MTDQTWIYDTDADNLCRFSLGHCARSPLLCIGVNPSTASPEKLDPTLQSVARIAQNNNYDGWIMINLYPQRSTDPNGMHQQLNSDLDKQNRRIISSLLSRYDIPEIWAAWGTLITKRRYLLDCLSNIHAVTSGYNWITFGRLSKAGHPHHPLYLNAHAPKSSFPVADYIETMKKNR
- a CDS encoding radical SAM protein; translated protein: MLSDVSLEIIQKCLNGCVHCSSYSNCASETILGLKTIKIVIDDFVHLGVKRLCLSGGEPFLHPDIISIVQYASGKGLLTDVYSSGITGKDGDYHPINRATLYECKMAGINRIMFNLPAAHEEIYDEIMQTHHNFGQVIESIKRAQACGIETEIHFVPMKKNKNEIESVVLLADQLGVCQVSFLKLVLHGRAKLYEKEIMLEEEEQKYVQEKLYEIKNKGGKIRIGLPLSYPQNDNRCHAVKGKLYIKFDGSVFGCEAFKYIRFYDEHEQEIIPNRIQDKRVSEIVETSDYLKRSKELIEKYSYRDSGCENCPVQKYLKETKNDV
- a CDS encoding AraC family transcriptional regulator, with protein sequence MALSSCGSVADRQGRELTVHGTSLFPIACYRDDFAVDTVPWHWHDELEFIIVDTGTAVVAVDGENYLIGQGDGCLINGKALHSVWPADTDTCRLHSAVFHPRLVGGSMESIFWQKYLQPFLSDAACRCICFDSAVSWNQKALRIMEDTWQTCVKEPPGYEFAVRSTLSELMYLLTEHRSAIQKSPLEKFLREAERIKTMLQYIQDHYGEALTIAQIAQSAAISESECLRCFRSMIGSTPIQYVKQLRVHRAAQLLLSTDQKIADIGAACGFQEMSYFARTFRQLKGVTPSEYRNQAEAKPVGS
- a CDS encoding MATE family efflux transporter; translation: MSEIRSADKNPLAGEFDVRSLLRFALPTIVMMIFMGLYTIVDTIFVSRFVNTDALSAMNIVCPVINLIVGLGTMLATGGSAIIARKMGAGDGKRASEDFTLLVSAGAVTGLLLSFCGLCFLSSVIWGLGASPRLFPYCREYLLLLLLFTPACILQVLFQNLFVTAGRPGLGMALAVSAGAVNVFLDYFFIVVLHMGIGGSALGTGIGYLIPTLAGLRFFMRNSGTLRFRRPQFDCSVLTESCLNGFSEMVSQMAAAVTTFLFNRIMMRLLGENGVAAVTIMIYSQFLLTTLYIGFSMGVAPVISYHHGAGDRLRLRKISKRCLLFVMILSVIVFGAAMLLGAPLVGMFSKKGTQVYSIARQGFLIFPFGFLFCGINIFASAFFTALSNGKVSAVISTLRTFVLLIFFLLILPPLFQETGVWLAVPLSELLTMSAAVVFFVREL
- the dmpI gene encoding 4-oxalocrotonate tautomerase DmpI, with the protein product MPYITVESGVLSDEQKEELIRRLTEVSSEIMKVPQEFFVTTIKELPDQNFGIGGKTIDKVKAEYRKKHS
- a CDS encoding DUF2130 domain-containing protein produces the protein MQEIKCPSCGELFVVDETGYAQIVQQVRDKEFENECKRREKEIEEKKEREQKLARMEQERQFGEALSSKDAEIFEKEKVIEQLRSQIAGKETEKQLAVREVASEKEKELFQKDAKILELKSQLSSKEAEHELKERSLHEQYEDKLRLKEEQIEYYKDFKARQSTKMVGESLEQHCLNQFNSLRMTAFPAAYFEKDNDVKAGSKGDFIFRESADGVEFISIMFEMKNEMDQTATKHKNEDFFKELDKDRRAKQCEYAVLVSLLEIDNELYNNGIVDVSYKYEKMYVIRPQFFIPMITLLRNAALNSLQYRRELEMAKHQQVDILHFEENMNAFKEGFARNYRIASDKFKTAIDEIDKTISHLQKTKEALLSSENNLRLANNKAEDLSIKRLTKNAPAVREMFEEIHRA
- a CDS encoding transposase, translating into MANTNKKYEPEFKRKIARLYLEGGRTIESINKEYHLGDGTMRIWARKYQEECADSPTQKEELDTLAEIRRLKKELEDNGIRVNLVSAGC